TCTACAGTTGCTGTAGCAGATAGTGGAGCCGGAGCTTCTGCTGTGCTTACAGTTGCTGTATTGATGATTTTACCGGATCTGATATCAGGTTTTCCATTGTTGTCAATATCTTCCTGAGTAACCCGGTAAGTTCCGGTATATACCCATGATTCATTAGCTTCAAGAATTCCATTTCCATTGTCTCCGTAAGCTGGTCCTCTCAATATTCCTCCCAGAAATGGATCTTTCACTTGTACATTAGTATGATTTGCACTGGCCGTATTTTTTACGGTAATGGTATACTGTATCTGATCTCCGGGCACAGAAACCAGGCTTACATTAGCCGTTTTCGTTATGTTTAGTCCGCTGCAAACCGGTACATTAACTGTTACGGTAAAGCTATTCCCTGGACAGCCACCGGTAATTGAAGTTGGGGTAACAGTATAAATGACTTGCTGTACGGTATGGCTGGTATTAATTAATGTGGCATTAATTTTATTTCCGGAGCCATTACGAAGACCTTTAACGCTGGTATTCTGGGCAACCGTCCAGGTAAATGTTGCAGGTACTGCGTTTCCGCCACTGGTGGTTTGGCTAACATTGTCCTGCAGATCGTATTGAATACTGTTGTTTGTACAGGTCAGGCTGCTGATCACGTCATTAAAACCTATCGGAGATGGATTAACGGTTATTGTTCCATTAAGCTGCGGGGTCTGGCACAGCCCGGTGGTATGGACAGTATAGTTAAATACTCCGGAGATTAAAGGAGTTCCGGTGATTGTAAGCTGATCCCCTGCGTAAGTCCATGATAATCCTGATGGCAGACCGGTGACGGTTGCTCCTGTTGCATTTGTAGTCTGATAGGTAATGGCTTGCAGACTGTTACTGTTTATACATAAAGTCTGATTTGCATTTGCTGATATCAGCTGCAGTGTGGTATTTGGATTGACTTTAATCAGACCGCTAAGTGTAGCTGATGCGCATCCTCCGGTAGTAGTAATCGTATAAGGAAATACCCCTGCAAGTGACGGACTTCCTGTAATGGTAAATTCTTTGGTAGCCCGATCATAATTTCCGGTCAGGCCAGCTGGTAAAACTGAAGTAAATGCTCCTGTTGCATTTGTAATTTTATAAACTATCTGATTAACCGGGGTATTTATACATACTACTGGTTGATTGCTTCCTGCAGGAGAAACCAGGTTTATTTCTGCATTTGGATAGACATCAATTTGTCCATGCACCTGTTTAGTATCACAATCTCCTGTTACGGTTACAGTATAGTTAAATGTTCCTGATTGTGATGGCGTTCCGCTAATAGTCAGTAAGCCATCGGCGTAATTTTGAGTCAGACCCAGTGGAAGATTAGTAACTACTGCCGATCCGTTACTTACCGTATATACAGCATTTGAAATTGGAGTATTGATACAGGCTGATTGATTGTTACTGCCTGTGGTTAATATGATCTCAACATTTGGTTTGACTTTGATGGTACCGGCAATATCTGCTGGCTTACAATCCCCGGTAGCAGTAACTTTATAAGAGATCAGACCGCCTGTTTTTGGCGTACCGCTGATGGTAAATTTGCCGGTGACTGCATTGTATGATTGGGTTAGTTCTGTTGGTAAACCTGTGGCTGTTGCATTCCGGCCATTGGTTATCTGGTACTCAATATTAACTATTGACCGGTTTACACATAACTCCTGCTGATCAGTTTTTATGGCCGAAGTTAAGGAGATTGTTACGTCTGGTTTTACGATGAAATCTCCTTCGGCTGTTACTGGCAGACAATCACCAGTGGCAGTGATTTTATAATGTAATGCACCAGATATTGTTGGTGTACCGCTGATGGTAATTTTGCCACTTTCTCTTTTCCAGATTATCCCTGCAGGAAGATTGTCTACAGTAGCATTAGTTTCACCAGTAACGGTATAAACGATAGGTTCAATTGCACTGTTGATACAGATCACCTGGTCTTTGACACCCGATAAAAGGGTGAGTTTTACATCTGGTTTGACTTTGATTGTTCCACTCAGATCCGCTGATTTACAATCTCCGGTTCCTGTTATGGTATAGTTTATCAGACCAGCTGTTTTTGGTGTACCACTAATGGTGAACTTGCCGGTAGCCGGGTTGTACGATTGCGTTAATTCTACGGGTAAACCTACTGCCGTTGCATTTTTACCATTGGTAATCAGGTACTCAATATTTACGATCGGTTGATTTACGCAAAGCACCTGTGCATCGGTATTAACAGCCGAGGTCAAGGCTATCGTTACATCCGGCTTCACTTTGATTGTTCCACTCAGATCCGCTGATTTACAATCGCCCGTTCCTGTTACAGTATAACTAATCAGACCGGCTGTTTTTGGCGTACCACTAATGGTGAACTTACTGGTAGCCGGGTCGTATGATTGCGTTAGTTCTGCTGGCAAACCTACTGCTGTTGCATTCTTACCATTAGTAACCTGATATTCAATATTTACGATCGGTTGATTTACACAAAGTACCTGCGCATCGGTATTAACAGCCGAGGTTAAGGCTATCGTTACATCCGGCTTTACTTTGATTGTTCCACTCAGATCCGCTGATTTACAATCTCCCGTTCCTGTTACGGTATAACTAATCAGACCTGCTGTTTTTGGCGTACCGCTGATCGTAAACTTGCCGGTAGCCGGGGCATAAGACTGGGTTAGTTCTACAGGTAAACCTACAGCTGTTGCATTTTTACCATTGGTAATCAGGTATTCAATATTTACGATCGGTTGATTTACACAAAGTACCTGTGCATCGGTATTAACGGCTGAGCTCAAGGCTATCGTTACATCTTGCTTCACTTTGATTGTTCCACTCAGATCCGCCGATTTACAATCTCCGGTTCCTGTTACAGTATAACTAATCAGACCGGCTGTTTTTGGTGTACCACTGATCGTAAACTTACCGGTAGCCGCATCATAAGACTGGGTTAGTTCTACAGGTAAACCTACAGCCGTTGCATTTTTACCATTGGTAATCAGGTACTCAATATTTACGATCGGTTGATTTACACAAAGCACCTGTGCATCGGTATTAACAGCCGAGGTTAAGGCTATCGTTACATCTGGTTTCACTTTGATTGTTCCGCTCAGATCCGCTGATTTACAATCTCCGGTTCCCGTTACAGTATAACTAATCAGACCGGCTGTTTTTGGTGTACCACTAATGGTGAACTTGCCGGTAGCCGGGTCATAAGACTGGGTTAGTTCTACAGGTAAACCTACAGCTGTTGCATTTTTACCATTGGTAATCAGGTATTCAATATTTACGATCGGTTGATTTACACAAAGCACCTGTGCATCGGTATTAACAGCCGAGGTTAAGGCTATCGTTACATCTGGTTTCACTTTGATTGTTCCGCTCAGATCCGCTGATTTACAATCTCCGGTTCCCGTTACAGTATAACTAATCAGACCGGCTGTTTTTGGTGTACCACTAATGGTGAACTTGCCGGTAGCCGGGTCATAAGACTGGGTTAGTTCTACAGGTAAACCTACAGCTGTTGCATTTTTACCATTGGTAATCAGGTATTCAATATTTACGATCGGTTGATTTACACAAAGCACCTGTGCATCGGTATTAACAGCTGAACTCAGTGCTATCGTTACATCCGGCTTCACTTTGATTGTTCCACTCAGATCCGCTGATTTACAATCTCCGGTTCCCGTTACAGTATAACTAATCAGACCAGCTGTTTTTGGTGTACCACTAATGGTGAACTTACCGGTAGCCGCATCATAAGACTGGGTTAGTTCTACAGGTAAACCTACAGCTGTTGCATTTTTACCATTGGTAATCAGGTATTCAATATTTACGATCGGTTGATTTACACAAAGCATCTGCGCATTAGTATTAACAGCTGAACTCAGTGCTATCGTTACATCCGGCTTCACTTTGATTGTTCCACTCAGATCCGCTGATTTACAATCGCCTGTTCCTGTTACAGTATAACTAATCAGACCAGCTGTTTTTGGTGTACCACTGATCGTAAACTTGCCGGTAGCCGGGTCATAAGACTGGGTTAGTTCTACAGGTAAACCTACAGCTGTTGCATTTTTACCATTGGTAATCAGGTATTCAATATTTACGATCGGTTGATTTACACAAAGCACCTGTGCATCGGTATTAACAGCCGAGCTCAAGGCTATCGTTACATCTGGTTTCACTTTGATTGTTCCACTCAGATCCGCCGATTTACAATCTCCGGTTCCTGTTACAGTATAACTAATCAGACCGGCTGTTTTTGGCGTACCACTGACCGTAAACTTACCGGTAGCCGGGTCGTATGATTGCGTTAGTTCTACAGGCAAACCTACTGCCGTTGCATTTTTACCATTGGTAATCAGGTATTCAATATTTACGATCGGTTGATTTACACAAAGTACCTGTGCATCGGTATTAACAGCCGAGCTCAAGGCTATCGTTACATCTTGCTTCACTTTGATTGTTCCACTCAGATCCGCCGATTTACAATCTCCCGTTCCTGTTACAGTATAACTAATCAGACCAGCTGTTTTTGGCGTACCACTGATCGTAAACTTACCGGTAGCCGCATCATAAGACTGGGTTAGTTCTACAGGTAAGCCTACTGCTGTTGCATTCTTACCATTAGTAATCAGGTATTCAATATTTACGATCGGTTGATTTACACAAAGTACCTGCGCATCGGTATTAACAGCCGAGCTCAAAGCTATCGTTACATCCGGCTTCACTTTGATTGTTCCACTCAGATCCGCTGATTTACAATCTCCGGTTCCCGTTACGGTATAACTAATCAGACCAGCTGTTTTTGGTGTACCACTGATCGTGAACTTGCCGGTAGCCGGGTCATAAGACTGGGTTAGTTCTACAGGTAAGCCTACTGCTGTTGCATTCTTACCATTAGTAATCAGGTATTCAATATTTACGATCGGTTGATTTACACAAAGTACCTGCGCATCGGTATTAACGGCCGAGCTCAAGGCTATCGTTACATCCGGTTTGACTTTGATTGTTCCACTCAGATCCGCTGATTTACAATCGCCTGTTCCTGTTACAGTATAACTAATCAGACCGGCTGTTTTTGGCGTACCACTGATCGTAAACTTGCCGGTAGCCGGGTTGTACGATTGCGTTAATTCTATGGGTAAGCCTACTGCTGTTGCATTTTTACCATTGGTAATCAGGTATTCAATATTTACGATCGGTTGATTTACGCAAAGCACCTGCGCATCAGTATTAACAGCTGAGCTCAGTGCTATCGTTACATCCGGCTTCACTTTGATTGTTCCACTCAGATCCGCTGATTTACAATCTCCCGTTCCTGTTACAGTATAACTAATCAGACCGGCTGTTTTTGGTGTACCACTGATCGTAAACTTACCAGTAGCCGGGTTGTATGATTGCGTTAGTTCTACAGGTAAACCTACTGCCGTTGCATTTTTACCATTGGTAATCAGGTATTCAATATTTACGATCGGTTGATTTACACAAAGTACCTGCGCATCGGTATTAACGGCTGAGCTCAAGGCTATCGTTACATCTGGCTTCACTTTGATTGTTCCACTCAGATCCGCCGATTTACAATCTCCAGTTCCTGTTACAGTATAACTAATCAGACCTGCTGTTTTTGGTGTACCACTGATCGTAAACTTACCCGTTGCCGGGTCATAAAACTGGGTTAATTCTACGGGTAAACCTACAGCTGTTGCATTTTTACCATTGGTAATCAGGTACTCAATATTTACGATCGGTTGATTTACACAAAGTACCTGCGCATCGGTATTAACAGCTGAGCTCAGTGCTATCGTTACATCTGGTTTGACTTTGATTGTTCCGCTCAGATCCGATGATTTACAATCTCCGGTTCCTGTTACAGTATAACTAATCAGACCAGCTGTTTTTGGTGTACCACTGATCGTAAACTTGCCGGTAGCCGGGTCATAAGACTGGGTTAGTTCTACAGGTAAACCTACAGCTGTTGCATTTTTACCATTGGTAATCAGGTATTCAATATTTACGATCGGTTGATTTACACAAAGCACCTGTGCATCGGTATTAACAGCCGAGCTCAAGGCTATCGTTACATCTGGTTTCACTTTGATTGTTCCACTCAGATCCGCCGATTTACAATCTCCGGTTCCTGTTACAGTATAACTAATCAGACCGGCTGTTTTTGGCGTACCACTGATCGTAAACTTACCGGTAGCCGGGTCGTATGATTGCGTTAGTTCTACAGGCAAACCTACTGCCGTTGCATTTTTACCATTGGTAATCAGGTATTCAATATTTACGATCGGTTGATTTACACAAAGTACCTGTGCATCGGTATTAACAGCCGAGCTCAAGGCTATCGTTACATCTTGCTTCACTTTGATTGTTCCACTCAGATCCGCCGATTTACAATCTCCCGTTCCTGTTACAGTATAACTAATCAGGCCGGCTGTTTTTGGTGTACCACTGATCGTGAATTTACCGGTAGCCGGGTCATAAGACTGGGTTAGTTCTACAGGTAAACCTATTGCTGTTGCATTTTTACCATTGGTAATCAGGTATTCAATATTTACGATCGGTTGATTTACACAAAGCACCTGCGCATCGGTATTAACAGCCGAGGTCAGGGCTATCGTTACATCTGGCTTCACTTTGATTGTTCCGCTCAGATCCGCTGATTTACAATCTCCGGTTCCTGTTACAGTATAACTAATCAGACCAGCTGTTTTCGGTGTACCACTGATCGTGAATTTACCGGTAGCCGGGTCATAAGACTGGGTTAGTTCTACAGGTAAACCTACTGCTGTTGCATTTTTACCATTGGTAATCAGGTACTCAATATTTACGATCGGTTGATTTACACAAAGCACCTGCGCATCCGTGTTGACGGCTGAGCTCAAGGCTATCGTTACATCTGGTTTGACTTTGATTGTTCCACTCAGATCCGCTGATTTACAATCGCCTGTTCCTGTTACAGTATAACTAATCAGACCAGCTGTTTTTGGTGTACCACTGATCGTAAACTTGCCGGTAGCCGGGTCATAAGACTGGGTTAGTTCTACAGGTAAACCTATTGCTGTTGCATTTTTACCATTGGTAATCAGGTACTCAATATTTACGATCGGTTGATTTACACAAAGCACCTGCGCATCCGTGTTGACTACTGAGCTCAAGGCTATCGTTACATCTGGCTTCACTTTGATTGTTCCACTCAGATCCGCTGATTTACAATCTCCGGTTCCTGTTACAGTATAACTAATCAAACCAGCTGTTTTTGGCGTACCACTGATCGTGAATTTACCAGTAGCCGGGTTGTATGATTGCGTTAATTCTACGGGTAAACCTACTGCCGTTGCATTTTTACCATTGGTAATCAGGTATTCAATATTTACGATCGGTTGATTTACACAAAGTACCTGCGCATCGGTATTAACAGCTGAGCTCAAGGCTATCGTTACATCTGGTTTCACTTTGATTGTTCCACTCAGATCCGCCGATTTACAATCTCCCGTTCCCGTTACGGTATAACTAATCAGACCGGCTGTTTTTGGTGTACCACTGATCGTGAACTTGCCGGTAGCCGGGTCATAAGACTGGGTTAGTTCTACAGGTAAACCTATTGCTGTTGCATTCTTACCATTAGTAATCAGGTATTCAATATTTACGATCGGTTGATTTACACAAAGTACCTGCGCATCGGTATTAACAGCCGAGCTCAAAGCTATCGTTACATCCGGCTTCACTTTGATTGTTCCACTCAGATCCGCTGATTTACAATCTCCCGTTCCTGTTACAGTATAACTAATCAGACCAGCTGTTTTTGGTGTACCACTGATCGTGAATTTACCGGTAGCCGGGTCGTATGATTGCGTTAGTTCTACAGGTAAACCTACTGCTGTTGCATTTTTACCATTGGTAATCAGGTACTCAATATTTACGATCGGTTGATTTACACAAAGCACCTGCGCATCCGTGTTGACTACTGAGCTCAAAGCTATCGTTACATCCGGTTTGACTTTGATTGTTCCACTCAGATCCGCTGATTTACAATCTCCCGTTCCTGTTACAGTGTAACTAATCAGACCGGCTGTTTTTGGCGTACCACTGATCGTAAACTTGCCGGTAGCCGCATCATAAGACTGGGTTAGTTCTACAGGTAAACCTACAGCTGTTGCATTTTTACCATTGGTAATCAGGTACTCAATATTTACGATCGGTTGATTTACACAAAGCACCTGTGCATCGGTATTAACAGCCGAGGTTAAGGCTATCGTTACATCTGGTTTCACTTTGATTGTTCCGCTCAGATCCGCTGATTTACAATCTCCCGTTCCCGTTACAGTATAACTAATCAGACCTGCTGTTTTTGGTGTACCACTAATGGTGAACTTGCCGGTAGCCGGGTCATAAGACTGGGTTAGTTCTACAGGTAAACCTACAGCTGTTGCATTTTTACCATTGGTAATCAGGTATTCAATATTTACGATCGGTTGATTTACACAAAGCACCTGTGCATCGGTATTAACAGCCGAGGTTAAGGCTATCGTTACATCCGGCTTCACTTTGATTGTTCCACTCAGATCCGCCGATTTACAATCTCCAGTTCCTGTTACAGTATAACTAATCAGACCGGCTGTTTTTGGCGTACCACTGATCGTAAACTTACCCGTTGCCGGGTCATAAAACTGGGTTAATTCTGCTGGTAAACCTACAGCTGTTGCATTTTTACCATTGGTAATCAGGTACTCAATATTTACGATCGGTTGATTTACACAAAGTACCTGTGCATCCGTGTTGACGGCTGAGCTCAGTGCTATCGTTACATCCGGCTTCACTTTGATTGTTCCGCTCAGATCCGCTGATTTACAATCTCCGGTTCCTGTTACAGTATAACTAATCAAACCTGCTGTTTTTGGTGTTCCACTGATCGTGAATTTACCAGTAGCCGCATCATAAGACTGGGTTAGTTCTACAGGTAAACCTACTGCTGTTGCATTTTTACCATTGGTAACCTGATATTCAATATTTACGATCGGTTGATTTACGCAAAGCACCTGCGCATCCGTGTTT
This portion of the Pedobacter lusitanus genome encodes:
- a CDS encoding DUF7507 domain-containing protein, coding for MNKALRFKLLTKFTSLIRSSGELMSRRGISAKKGFLPFLTIGFFLLLLLNPFFSYAQFPYDETFRNATTNKPDVVFGGDLKAYLTAGKAPNGSAALDPVGQGYLRLTNTDGDQKGYVYSNNVFLGTYGLNIEFEYYTYGGTGADGICFFLFDATVPAFNIGAFGGSLGYSQKGYTENRVKIKLPGVTKGYLGIGLDEYGNFANALEDRSGGLTPPSGSSSSLFPDYVVIRGAGDGYSTSTNNYGYITSRPSPFAIAGGKRGAVAGENEYRKVFISLKPIKPGTGLTISVSIQKGGVVTPIIVDYPYPVAVPAGGLKYGIASSTGGSNNYHEIRGLSLSVDKSVLDEPKAPSPSMNICQGDQGILDILAGATKPNAGGEPNPDNVDLNPSTPAIEQKVTTSAGTFEFDLANTKKLIFTPAPGFTGSSASITFTFMDVYGAKSSIGTATFNIGSPIIVTQPKSGTICENSAFTTTVTATGSNLTYQWESYNSGSGWANLPDPDGSLGAKTNTLNISMVPFAYNGSQYRVHVISPGGCNVTSDVITLTVNQLPKAEISPLSQNVCEGSSVVPVTFKGLNGTGPYTFSYTLSDGTVTSAIQTITTAGSGNSAIINHPTNVPGVFTYKIVNVSNSTCSNIQLVKSVITVTPNSSIGVTPVSGTAVQSVCVDVPIKPIVYQVKDADMATVSFNKPNPGLIGVYDADKNQITISGTSAIVGKFPFTVTTLGGCSTASSAGEINILPNTTVALSSAINTDAQVLCVNQPIVNIEYQVTNGKNATAVGLPVELTQSYDAATGKFTISGTPKTAGLISYTVTGTGDCKSADLSGTIKVKPDVTIALSSAVNTDAQVLCVNQPIVNIEYLITNGKNATAVGLPAELTQFYDPATGKFTISGTPKTAGLISYTVTGTGDCKSADLSGTIKVKPDVTIALTSAVNTDAQVLCVNQPIVNIEYLITNGKNATAVGLPVELTQSYDPATGKFTISGTPKTAGLISYTVTGTGDCKSADLSGTIKVKPDVTIALTSAVNTDAQVLCVNQPIVNIEYLITNGKNATAVGLPVELTQSYDAATGKFTISGTPKTAGLISYTVTGTGDCKSADLSGTIKVKPDVTIALSSVVNTDAQVLCVNQPIVNIEYLITNGKNATAVGLPVELTQSYDPATGKFTISGTPKTAGLISYTVTGTGDCKSADLSGTIKVKPDVTIALSSAVNTDAQVLCVNQPIVNIEYLITNGKNATAIGLPVELTQSYDPATGKFTISGTPKTAGLISYTVTGTGDCKSADLSGTIKVKPDVTIALSSAVNTDAQVLCVNQPIVNIEYLITNGKNATAVGLPVELTQSYNPATGKFTISGTPKTAGLISYTVTGTGDCKSADLSGTIKVKPDVTIALSSVVNTDAQVLCVNQPIVNIEYLITNGKNATAIGLPVELTQSYDPATGKFTISGTPKTAGLISYTVTGTGDCKSADLSGTIKVKPDVTIALSSAVNTDAQVLCVNQPIVNIEYLITNGKNATAVGLPVELTQSYDPATGKFTISGTPKTAGLISYTVTGTGDCKSADLSGTIKVKPDVTIALTSAVNTDAQVLCVNQPIVNIEYLITNGKNATAIGLPVELTQSYDPATGKFTISGTPKTAGLISYTVTGTGDCKSADLSGTIKVKQDVTIALSSAVNTDAQVLCVNQPIVNIEYLITNGKNATAVGLPVELTQSYDPATGKFTISGTPKTAGLISYTVTGTGDCKSADLSGTIKVKPDVTIALSSAVNTDAQVLCVNQPIVNIEYLITNGKNATAVGLPVELTQSYDPATGKFTISGTPKTAGLISYTVTGTGDCKSSDLSGTIKVKPDVTIALSSAVNTDAQVLCVNQPIVNIEYLITNGKNATAVGLPVELTQFYDPATGKFTISGTPKTAGLISYTVTGTGDCKSADLSGTIKVKPDVTIALSSAVNTDAQVLCVNQPIVNIEYLITNGKNATAVGLPVELTQSYNPATGKFTISGTPKTAGLISYTVTGTGDCKSADLSGTIKVKPDVTIALSSAVNTDAQVLCVNQPIVNIEYLITNGKNATAVGLPIELTQSYNPATGKFTISGTPKTAGLISYTVTGTGDCKSADLSGTIKVKPDVTIALSSAVNTDAQVLCVNQPIVNIEYLITNGKNATAVGLPVELTQSYDPATGKFTISGTPKTAGLISYTVTGTGDCKSADLSGTIKVKPDVTIALSSAVNTDAQVLCVNQPIVNIEYLITNGKNATAVGLPVELTQSYDAATGKFTISGTPKTAGLISYTVTGTGDCKSADLSGTIKVKQDVTIALSSAVNTDAQVLCVNQPIVNIEYLITNGKNATAVGLPVELTQSYDPATGKFTVSGTPKTAGLISYTVTGTGDCKSADLSGTIKVKPDVTIALSSAVNTDAQVLCVNQPIVNIEYLITNGKNATAVGLPVELTQSYDPATGKFTISGTPKTAGLISYTVTGTGDCKSADLSGTIKVKPDVTIALSSAVNTNAQMLCVNQPIVNIEYLITNGKNATAVGLPVELTQSYDAATGKFTISGTPKTAGLISYTVTGTGDCKSADLSGTIKVKPDVTIALSSAVNTDAQVLCVNQPIVNIEYLITNGKNATAVGLPVELTQSYDPATGKFTISGTPKTAGLISYTVTGTGDCKSADLSGTIKVKPDVTIALTSAVNTDAQVLCVNQPIVNIEYLITNGKNATAVGLPVELTQSYDPATGKFTISGTPKTAGLISYTVTGTGDCKSADLSGTIKVKPDVTIALTSAVNTDAQVLCVNQPIVNIEYLITNGKNATAVGLPVELTQSYDAATGKFTISGTPKTAGLISYTVTGTGDCKSADLSGTIKVKQDVTIALSSAVNTDAQVLCVNQPIVNIEYLITNGKNATAVGLPVELTQSYAPATGKFTISGTPKTAGLISYTVTGTGDCKSADLSGTIKVKPDVTIALTSAVNTDAQVLCVNQPIVNIEYQVTNGKNATAVGLPAELTQSYDPATSKFTISGTPKTAGLISYTVTGTGDCKSADLSGTIKVKPDVTIALTSAVNTDAQVLCVNQPIVNIEYLITNGKNATAVGLPVELTQSYNPATGKFTISGTPKTAGLINYTITGTGDCKSADLSGTIKVKPDVKLTLLSGVKDQVICINSAIEPIVYTVTGETNATVDNLPAGIIWKRESGKITISGTPTISGALHYKITATGDCLPVTAEGDFIVKPDVTISLTSAIKTDQQELCVNRSIVNIEYQITNGRNATATGLPTELTQSYNAVTGKFTISGTPKTGGLISYKVTATGDCKPADIAGTIKVKPNVEIILTTGSNNQSACINTPISNAVYTVSNGSAVVTNLPLGLTQNYADGLLTISGTPSQSGTFNYTVTVTGDCDTKQVHGQIDVYPNAEINLVSPAGSNQPVVCINTPVNQIVYKITNATGAFTSVLPAGLTGNYDRATKEFTITGSPSLAGVFPYTITTTGGCASATLSGLIKVNPNTTLQLISANANQTLCINSNSLQAITYQTTNATGATVTGLPSGLSWTYAGDQLTITGTPLISGVFNYTVHTTGLCQTPQLNGTITVNPSPIGFNDVISSLTCTNNSIQYDLQDNVSQTTSGGNAVPATFTWTVAQNTSVKGLRNGSGNKINATLINTSHTVQQVIYTVTPTSITGGCPGNSFTVTVNVPVCSGLNITKTANVSLVSVPGDQIQYTITVKNTASANHTNVQVKDPFLGGILRGPAYGDNGNGILEANESWVYTGTYRVTQEDIDNNGKPDIRSGKIINTATVSTAEAPAPLSATATVDIVTKGTIVLVKTGVMSNDFSTIVYTFKITNTGRVKLYNLKLMDTRIGGKIELGVNEIAAGASVTVTATYKVTDEEKRDGRVINTATVTANTPSGDPVSDISGTQANNDDPTVHIIVDAPQAINDKADVQINEFVTINVAGNDLASLNGLNKASIEIFSYPSNGQIVVHTDGTVTYTPNKGYSGPDDFTYYIYDNKAVTPNRSNRAQVNITVIPIPLFIPNTITPNGDGKNDTFKIIGRESFDGIELMVFNRWGNEVYRNNNYLDEWDGSGLTEGTYYYIITLKKAGSKTSKNGWVLIKR